In Aegilops tauschii subsp. strangulata cultivar AL8/78 chromosome 3, Aet v6.0, whole genome shotgun sequence, one genomic interval encodes:
- the LOC123497720 gene encoding uncharacterized protein: MASKDHGGGAPRKDGSDDDCGCGSWTIALLLYTSFWLVMKYLPPMDSLPGIRELDGSPPCNDDKPTTCSVELAGARGLDPALAPGATSPAFDLVVHVDNGHVYELCHGGGDVVISYAGVPLARGRTPSFRLAAKDTGRWPVNVTGAGLGIPADLSRLMTAERRWGVAQLEIDMGLAWQSFTCDVLVGGQPGASACRLA; this comes from the coding sequence ATGGCATCCAAGGACCATGGAGGCGGCGCTCCTCGGAAAGACGGATCTGACGACGACTGCGGCTGCGGGTCCTGGACGATAGCTCTGCTCCTGTACACGTCCTTCTGGCTGGTCATGAAGTACCTGCCGCCGATGGATTCCTTGCCCGGGATTCGAGAGCTCGACGGCTCGCCGCCATGCAACGACGACAAGCCGACCACGTGCTCCGTGGAGCTAGCCGGCGCCAGGGGGCTCGACCCGGCGCTGGCTCCGGGCGCGACCTCGCCGGCCTTCGACCTCGTCGTGCACGTTGACAATGGCCATGTCTACGAGCTGTGCCATGGCGGCGGCGACGTCGTCATCTCCTACGCGGGCGTACCCCTCGCGCGCGGGCGCACGCCGAGCTTCCGGCTGGCGGCCAAGGACACGGGGCGGTGGCCGGTGAACGTAACGGGCGCGGGGCTGGGGATCCCGGCGGATTTGTCTCGCCTCATGACGGCGGAGCGGAGATGGGGGGTGGCGCAGCTGGAGATCGACATGGGCCTGGCCTGGCAGTCCTTCACGTGCGACGTTTTGGTCGGCGGACAACCCGGCGCATCAGCGTGCAGGCTAGCTTAG